A genomic segment from Glycine max cultivar Williams 82 chromosome 1, Glycine_max_v4.0, whole genome shotgun sequence encodes:
- the LOC102670210 gene encoding uncharacterized protein, producing MDALDLSNLKVEKMNIINSVAKTLRILELCIALFFLSWFLTRLPFALQISADYLRSPLFVFAVSNAIIAAVLAQSRRFDQSNSASPVIEAEHHQISDTCTDNDSGAAIDSNFGKFYRRSQSEKLTEKSEERNDTARRELRRSETEKAREKSYPQDKLSNEEFRRTIEAFIENQMRLLREDSLAISLCN from the coding sequence ATGGACGCATTAGACTTGAGCAACTTGAAAGTAGAGAAAATGAACATCATTAACAGCGTTGCGAAGACGCTTCGCATTCTCGAACTCTGCATcgctctcttctttctttcgtGGTTCCTCACGCGCCTCCCTTTCGCCCTCCAAATCTCCGCCGACTACCTCCGCAGTCCTCTCTTTGTCTTCGCCGTCTCCAATGCCATCATCGCCGCCGTCCTCGCCCAGTCCCGCCGGTTCGACCAATCCAATTCTGCTTCTCCGGTGATAGAGGCAGAGCACCACCAGATCAGTGACACGTGTACGGACAATGATTCGGGCGCCGCAATAGATTCTAACTTTGGAAAATTCTATCGCCGGAGTCAGTCGGAGAAGTTGACGGAGAAGAGCGAGGAAAGGAATGATACGGCGAGGCGGGAACTCCGGCGGTCGGAGACGGAGAAAGCGCGGGAAAAATCGTATCCGCAGGATAAGCTGAGCAACGAGGAGTTCAGGCGCACGATAGAGGCGTTCATTGAAAATCAAATGAGGTTGCTGCGAGAAGACTCCTTGGCCATTTCGctttgtaattaa
- the LOC100792073 gene encoding mannan endo-1,4-beta-mannosidase 7 encodes MKHFALVFLLAILVPQECFHVSVEARDDFVRTRGIHFMLNGYPYYANGFNAYWLMYTASDPSQRFKVSNAFREAASHGLTVARTWAFSDGGYRPLQYSPGFYNEQMFTGLDFVVSEARKYGIKLILSLVNNYENFGGKKQYVNWARSHGQYLTSDDDFFRSPVVKGYYMNHVRTVLNRYNRFTGMHYKDDPTIMAWELMNEPRCTSDPSGRTIQAWITEMASFLKSIDRNHLLEAGLEGFYGQSTPQRKTMNPGFNIGTDFIANNRIPAIDFATVHCYPDQWVSSSNIQYQLSFLNNWLSAHFIDAQYHIKKPILVAEFGKSFKGSSSYERDEVFNSVYYKIYASAKRGGAASGALFWQLLTEGMESFQDGYGIILGQSSSTANLIARQSRKLYLIRKIFARVANMRRWQRARARGFSGSGGGNGGRYIDN; translated from the exons ATGAAGCATTTTGCCTTGGTGTTTCTTTTGGCCATTTTGGTCCCTCAGGAGTGTTTCCATGTCAGTGTGGAAGCAAGGGATGATTTTGTCAGAACTAGAGGCATCCACTTCATGCTGAATGGATACCCTTACTATGCAAATGGCTTCAATGCCTACTGGTTAATGTACACAGCTTCTGACCCATCTCAGAGATTCAAGGTTTCAAATGCCTTTAGAGAAGCAGCAAGTCATGGCCTTACTGTTGCTAGAACTTGGGCCTTCAGTGATGGTGGCTATAGACCACTACAATATTCCCCTGGCTTCTATAATGAACAAATGTTCACG GGGTTAGATTTCGTTGTATCAGAGGCCAGAAAGTACGGGATTAAGCTCATACTGAGCTTGGTGAACAACTACGAAAATTTTGGAGGCAAGAAGCAGTATGTGAACTGGGCTAGAAGTCACGGCCAGTACCTTACTTCAGATGATGATTTCTTTAGGAGCCCTGTTGTTAAGGGTTACTACATGAACCATGTCAGG ACTGTTCTCAACAGATACAACAGATTTACTGGTATGCATTACAAAGATGACCCAACAATCATGGCCTGGGAGCTTATGAATGAACCTAGATGCACATCGGATCCTTCAGGAAGGACTATTCAG GCGTGGATCACGGAAATGGCTTCGTTTTTGAAGTCCATAGACAGGAACCACTTATTGGAAGCTGGACTAGAAGGGTTTTACGGACAATCAACACcacaaagaaaaacaatgaaTCCCGGTTTCAACATAGGGACAGACTTCATCGCAAATAACCGAATCCCGGCCATTGATTTTGCAACAGTCCACTGCTACCCCGACCAATG GGTATCGAGCTCAAATATTCAGTACCAGCTTTCATTCTTGAACAACTGGTTGAGTGCCCACTTCATAGACGCGCAATACCATATAAAGAAACCAATACTGGTGGCAGAATTTGGGAAATCATTTAAGGGTTCGAGTTCCTACGAGAGGGATGAGGTGTTCAATTCAGTGTATTACAAAATATACGCTTCTGCAAAGAGAGGAGGTGCAGCGAGTGGAGCACTGTTCTGGCAGCTTCTAACGGAGGGCATGGAGTCTTTCCAAGACGGTTACGGAATCATTCTTGGGCAGAGTTCCTCTACGGCCAATCTCATTGCTCGCCAGTCCCGCAAGCTGTACCTGATTCGGAAGATCTTCGCAAGGGTCGCGAACATGCGGCGATGGCAAAGGGCCAGAGCCAGAGGATTTTCTGGCTCCGGAGGTGGAAACGGAGGCAGATACATTGACAACTGA
- the LOC100792599 gene encoding uncharacterized protein, which produces MPTFTAMALDRLIEPGASKPVDKSAPTSMPVPNSQKLERSTSAPAKKSKVPQPPLKPALYTTPEVTPLPDAPSSFPPSPYIINHKRRGPRLLKSSSEASALSEVNIRCDDDNDKSVDAVVTSSAGDLQVTSTKPELVKEEKVNGVYDGQLDRSNDVDHANGHRETGSGSLTNGLLKEKPPALNLDRVSEVEDFFYPLDSMSFSSNTDGEENAGTELSMKLSSPSTEFYDAWEELSSEGMSQNSTYDIEAELREVRLSLLVEIEKRKQAEESINNMRSQWESIRQGLYQAGIILPAYLNATAEDEQLTSDPVEDLCQQVYIARFISNAIGKGIARAELETEMEAQLEAKNFEIARLLDRLHCYETMNREMSQRNQEAVEMARCERQRSSRRQRWIWGCITTVIALSTAAIAWSYLPTSKGSSSADHDLVPEYDDTAK; this is translated from the exons ATGCCGACTTTTACTGCCATGGCACTGGATAGGTTGATAGAGCCCGGAGCTTCTAAGCCAGTTGATAAATCTGCTCCAACTTCAATGCCTGTGCCAAACTCGCAGAAGCTGGAGAGGAGTACTAGTGCGCCCGCCAAGAAAAGTAAGGTTCCTCAGCCTCCATTGAAGCCGGCACTTTATACCACTCCTGAAGTGACACCACTTCCAGATGCGCCTTCTTCGTTCCCTCCTTCACCATACATCATCAACCACAAACGCCGTGGTCCACGCCTCCTCAAGAGTTCCTCTGAGGCCAGTGCACTGTCTGAGGTGAATATTCGttgtgatgatgataatgataagagCGTAGATGCTGTTGTTACAAGTTCAGCTGGTGACCTCCAAGTTACTTCTACAAAGCCTGAACTTGTTAAAGAAGAGAAGGTGAATGGTGTTTATGACGGCCAACTTGATAGAAGCAATGATGTTGACCATGCAAATGGACACAGAGAAACTGGAAGTGGTAGCTTAACCAATGGATTACTCAAGGAAAAGCCACCGGCATTGAATTTGGACAGAGTTAGCGAGGTTGAAGACTTTTTTTATCCATTAGACTCAATGAGTTTCTCTAGTAACACAGATGGGGAAGAGAATGCAGGGACAGAATTGTCTATGAAACTCAGCAGTCCCAGTACGGAGTTTTATGATGCCTGGGAAG AATTATCTTCTGAAGGCATGTCTCAAAATTCTACATACGACATTGAAGCTGAATTGCGTGAAGTAAGGTTAAGTCTGTTGGTGGAGATAGAGAAGCGGAAGCAAGCTGAAGAATCCATCAACAACATGAGAAGCCAATGGGAAAGCATTAGGCAAGGGTTATATCAAGCAGGAATTATTTTGCCTGCATATCTTAATGCCACTGCTGAGGATGAGCAGCTGACTTCTGATCCCGTGGAAGATCTATGTCAACAAGTTTATATTGCTAGGTTCATATCAAATGCCATTGGAAAAGGAATTGCCAGGGCAGAGTTGGAGACAGAGATGGAAGCTCAACTAGAGGCAAAGAACTTTGAGATTGCTCGACTTTTGGATCGTCTCCACTGTTATGAGACCATGAATAGGGAGATGTCTCAGAGGAACCAGGAAGCAGTAG AGATGGCACGGTGTGAGAGGCAAAGGAGCAGCAGGAGGCAGAGATGGATTTGGGGCTGCATCACAACTGTGATTGCTCTTAGTACTGCAGCAATAGCATGGTCTTATCTCCCAACGAGTAAAGGATCATCCTCTGCTGACCATGATCTTGTTCCTGAATATGATGACACAGCCAAGTAG
- the LOC100791542 gene encoding putative lipid phosphate phosphatase gives MAAATTICYGPSSIVLGSNLLKRRHLKNTSFADRFSPSRSLLCSGFVPRKPALGRNSFWVSKIMDESVGTSAFRDAKGDETIQVFEQEAFIDGSSPFRFKFLSPEVEYKLNRLSKWIVTALFGSFILWRHDAEALWFTAGSVLNAMLSVLLKRILNQERPSTLKSDPGMPSSHAQSIFFTVFFVILSGVEWLGLNGFTIAISGLVLTFGSFLSYLRVVQQLHTVSQVVVGAAIGSISSILWYWLWNGYMLDAFVSSLWVRIIVVLGSAGLCIGFVLFVIRHWLQDD, from the exons ATGGCGGCAGCAACCACAATTTGCTACGGTCCCTCTTCTATTGTTCTAGGGTCAAATTTACTTAAACGAAGACACTTGAAAAACACTTCGTTTGCTGATCGTTTTTCTCCTTCAAGATCATTACTTTGTAGCGGATTTGTTCCAAGGAAGCCTGCTTTGGGAAGAAACTCTTTCTGGGTATCaaaaatcatggatgaatccGTGGGAACTTCTGCTTTCAGAGATGCAAAGGGGGATGAAACGATCCAAGTGTTTGAACAAGAAGCTTTCATCGATGGCTCATCACCGTTTCGGTTCAAGTTTTTGTCCCCTGAGGTGGAATACAAGCTCAATCGACTG AGCAAATGGATAGTAACTGCCCTCTTTGGCAGTTTCATTCTTTGGAGGCATGATGCAGAAGCCTTATGGTTTACAGCAGGGTCTGTTTTGAATGCTATGCTTTCTGTTTTGCTCAAACGTATACTGAATCAGGAACGACCTTCAACCCTGAAATCTGACCCTGGGATGCCATCGTCACATGCACAATCAATATTCTTTACTGTCTTCTTTGTTATTTTGTCAG GTGTAGAATGGCTTGGGCTAAATGGATTCACCATTGCCATCAGTGGATTGGTCCTAACATTTGGTTCTTTTTTG TCGTACCTGAGGGTGGTGCAACAGCTTCATACGGTGAGCCAAGTGGTTGTTGGAGCTGCTATTGGGtccatttcctctattttatgGTACTGGCTATGGAACGGTTATATGCTGGATGCATTTGTATCTTCTCTGTGGGTTAGAATCATTGTTGTTTTGGGGTCTGCGGGACTTTGCAtaggttttgttttatttgtgaTTCGTCATTGGCTTCAAGACGACTAG